A genomic window from Lycium barbarum isolate Lr01 chromosome 4, ASM1917538v2, whole genome shotgun sequence includes:
- the LOC132635853 gene encoding long chain base biosynthesis protein 1-like, translating into MDSTVSILANVVRATSDWVRSVFEFQFARAVIFEVNIGGHLFVEGLLLVVILFLLSQKSYKPPKRPLTKKEIDELCDEWAPEQLIPSITDEMKREPPVLESAAGPHTIVNGKDVVNFTSANYLGLLGSQELLETCTTALEKYGVGSCGPRGFYGTIDVHLDCEARIAKFLGTPDSILYSYGLSTMFSAIPAFCKKGDVVIADEGVHWGIQNGLQLSRSTIIYFKHNNMESLRNTLEKVTQENKQAKKLRRYIVVEAVYQNSGKIAPLDEIIKLKEKYRFRVLLDESNSIGVLGSSGRGLTEHCKVSADKIDIITAAMGHALATEGGFCTGNARVIDHQRLSSSGYVFSASLPPYLASAAIKAIDIVEEKPELLVKLRQNIAMLTKGLSDINDLEIVNDPLSPIIFLTLKKSTGSSKGDLQLLEDIADDVLKEDSVFIVTSKRSTLDKCKLPVGIRLFVSAAHSESDLVKASKSLKRAAASLLPVRD; encoded by the exons ATGGATTCAACAGTGTCAATACTTGCAAATGTGGTGAGAGCTACATCTGATTGGGTGAGATCAGTCTTTGAGTTTCAATTTGCAAGAGCTGTGATATTTGAGGTCAACATTGGAG GACATCTATTTGTGGAAGGTCTTCTCCTGGTGGTCATCCTTTTCCTATTGTCTCAGAAGAGTTACAAACCACCCAAAAGACCATTGACAAAGAAG GAAATTGATGAATTATGTGATGAATGGGCCCCGGAACAACTTATCCCTTCCATCACTGATGAGATGAAACGTGAACCTCCAGTTTTAGAAAG TGCTGCAGGGCCTCATACTATAGTTAATGGGAAAGATGTAGTGAACTTTACTTCAGCAAATTACCTTGGATTATTAGGAAGCCAAGAATTACTA GAGACTTGTACTACAGCTCTAGAGAAGTATGGTGTAGGTTCTTGTGGTCCCCGGGGATTCTATGGCACAATTG ATGTCCACCTTGATTGTGAGGCTAGAATAGCAAAGTTTCTGGGAACTCCAGATTCCATACTATATTCTTATGGACTTTCTACGATGTTCAGTGCAATTCCAGCATTTTGCAAAAAGGGAGATGTTGTTATTGC GGATGAAGGTGTCCACTGGGGAATTCAAAATGGCCTTCAGCTCTCTAGAAGTACCATCATATATTTTAAGCATAACAATATGGAGTCCTTACGAAATACTTTGGAGAAAGTTACTCAAGAAAATAAACAAGCTAAGAAGCTACGGCGATATATTGTTGTTGAAGCTGTGTATCAG AATTCTGGCAAAATAGCTCCATTAGATGAAATAATTAAGCTGAAGGAAAAATATCGATTCCGCGTGTTGTTGGATGAGAGCAATTCCATTGGTGTGCTTGGCAGTTCTGGTAGAGGTCTAACTGAACATTGTAAAGTTTCG GCTGACAAGATAGATATAATAACTGCGGCAATGGGACATGCATTGGCCACAGAAGGTGGGTTTTGCACCGGAAATGCTAGAGTCATTGATCACCAG CGTCTCAGTAGTTCTGGTTATGTCTTCTCTGCTTCATTGCCTCCGTACTTAGCAAGTGCTGCGATTAAGGCTATTGATATCGTGGAAGAAAAACCTGAACTTCTCGTCAAACTGAGACAAAATATTGCTATGTTGACTAAAG GTCTATCAGATATAAATGACTTAGAAATAGTCAATGATCCGCTCTCCCCCATTATTTTCCTTACATTAAAGAAGTCCACTGGTTCTTCAAAGGGTGATCTACAATTGCTTGAAGATATAGCTGACGAT GTCTTGAAGGAAGATTCTGTGTTTATTGTGACTTCAAAGAGATCGACTCTTGATAAATGTAAGCTGCCTGTTGGAATTAGATTATTTGTCTCGGCAGCTCATTCAGAATCTGATCTGGTGAAAGCCAGCAAATCATTGAAAAGAGCAGCAGCATCACTATTGCCAGTTCGCGATTGA